ACACGTTGGCGCGGCTGCTGCACGACGCGGAAGTGCTGCACGGACCCGGGCACCCGTTCCCCGCCGAGATCATGCGCACCCTGCAGTGGCTCGGACAAGTGCGCGGCTGACGCCCGTACGGCTGGGCAGGGCGCGTGGAAGGGTGCCCCAACTCCCGGGAAATCGTTGGTCGAATAGATGTCGAATGGCTGGCCGAGAAGCCTGCCACTCCCTACCATCGATCATCGCAAGACTTTGTGCACCGCCGCACAATCTCCTCGGGAGGCTTCCTTGCACCGCCGTCGTCGCACAGCGCTCATCCTCTCCGCGGCCGCGATCGCCGCGGCTCCTCTGCTGACCGCCTGCGGCAGCAAGGCGCACCCAGGTGCCGCGGCCGTCGTCGGCGGCGACCGCATCACGGTCGCGCAGCTGGAGGGCCGGGTGAACGAGGTGCGGGACGCGCAGCGGTCGGCCATCCCCGACGACGCGCAGTACGCGCAGGCCATCGCCAAGTCCGGCGGTCTCACCCGCGCCACGCTGCACACGATGGTCCTGGACAAGGTCCTGCACCGCGCGGCCACCGACGCCGGGGTGACCGTCACGCGCCGCGACATCCAGACCATGCGCCGGGGCATGGAGCAGCAGTCCGGCGGCAGGAAGGCGCTGGAGGAGGGCTGGCTGCAGCAGTACAACGTCGCACCGGCCCGCCTCGACGACAGCCTGCGCACGGAGATCGAGGCGCAGAAGCTCTCGGCGAAGCTGGGCGCGGACATGAACTCGCCGGAGGGCCAGGCGGTCTTCTGGAAGGCGCTGTCGGCCGCGTCGAAGAAGCTCGACATCGACCTGAACCCGCGGTACGGCACGTGGGACGTGGACAAGAACAAGCGCGCGGACGCGAAGACGCCGTGGGTGCGGCAGGTCACGAAGGCGCAGGCGGGTCCGGCTGAGCAGCCGGCGTAAGAAGGGGGCGCCCGGCTGGGTTACGTTCGAGGCGTGAACCAGACCGAGCCCCAGCCCCCGGCCGACCCCTCCACCGAACCGGTCGGCCGCGTCGTCCTGCTCACCACGAGCCACCGGGTGGCGCCCGGCCTGCTCTCCTGGCCCGCCTGGCAGGCGCTGCACGCCGCCGACGAGGTGCTGTGCGCCGACGCGGAGCATCCGCAGCTGCCGTACCTGCGGGAGGCGGGCGTACGGGTGGAACAGGCGGCGCCGGCCGCGCAGGAGCTGGTCGAGGCGTGCGCGGGCGGCCGCACGGTCCTGGTCGTCGCCACTGCCGAGGGCGACCGTGCGCTGACGGACGGCCTGGCGCGGCTCGCGGGCACGGGCCGTGTCGCCATGCCGGACCTGGAGCTCCTCCCCGCCTCGTACGACCTGCCGGGCGCGCGCCTGCTGGACCTGGTCCAGGTCATGGACCGCATCCGCGAGGAATGCCCGTGGTCCTCCCAGCAGACCCACAAGGGTCTCGCCAAGTACGTGATCGAGGAGGCCTACGAACTCGTCGAGGCGATCGAGGAGGGCGACAGGGAGGAACTCCGCGAGGAGCTCGGTGACGTCCTCCTCCAGGTCGTCTTCCACGCACGCATCGCCGAGGAGGCGACGGGCGGCGACTCGGACGACGATGCGGATGACGATGAGGAGGCGCCCTTCTCCATCGACGACGTGGCGGCCGGCATCGTGGAGAAACTGATCCACCGCCACCCGCACGTCTTCGGCGACGACTCGGCGCAGACCCCCGAGGACGTCCGCGCGCACTGGCTCCGCACCAAGGCGGAGGAGAAGCGCCGCACCTCGCTCACGGAGGGCATCCCCCTGGGCCAGCCGGCGCTGGCCCTGGCGGCGAAGCTCGCCTCACGCGCACGAACGGCCTCCCTCGACGTCCCCCTCCCTCCGGGAGAAGGCATCGGCTACGACCTCCTGACCCTGGCCCTCCGCGCAGAGTCGGAGGGGGTCGACCCAGAGGCAGCCCTGCGAGCAGCGGCACGGGCATACAGGGCCGCAATCCTGACGGCGGAGGCACGGTAGGGGCACGGCCTGCCGTGGCCTGTTCATGTCTCGTCTGCCGGCCCGTCGTGGCCGCTCGCGCAGTTCCCCGCGCCCCTAGGACACCTCCGCCACCGGCACGAACCGGCACCCGGCACACGACCGGGGGACCCACAACCCAGGGCCGCGGGGAACCAGCTCCGGTGGCGAAGGCTCCCCAGGGGCGCCGAGAACTGGCTCCGGCGGCGAAGGCTCCCCAGGGGCGCCGAGAACTGGCTCCGGCGGCGAAGGCTCCCTAGGGGCGCGGGGAACTGCGCGAGCAACCACGGTGGATCGGCACCTGGCACACGACCGGGGGACCCACAATCCAGGGGCGCGGGGAACTGCGCGACCAGCCCCCACACCCCCGCACCCGGCACCGCACCGAAGCCCCCCACCCCCGGATACCGTCGACCCCATGCAAGACGAACAGCCCGCCCCGCCCGGGGGCACCCCGGAACCGGAGCCCGAACTCTTCACGTGGGAGTTCGCCTCCAACCCGTACCCCGCCTACGCCTGGCTCCGGGACAACGCCCCCGTAAGAAAGACCCCGCTCCCGAGCGGAGTAGAGGCGTGGCTGGTCACCCGCTACGCAGACGCCCGCCAAGCCCTCGCAGAGCCCCGCCTCAGCAAGAACCCGGCCCACCACGACGAGCCCGCGCACGCGAAGAGCAAGACCGGGATCCCGGGCGAGCGCAGCGCCAACCTCATGACGCATCTGCTCAACATCGACCCGCCGGACCACACCCGCCTGCGCCGCCTCGTCTCCAAGGCCTTCACCCCGCGCCGCGTCGCCGAGTTCGCCCCGCGCGTGCAGGAGCTGACGGACCAGCTCATCGACAGGTTCATCGAGGAGGGCTCAGCCGACCTCATCCACGAGTTCGCCTTCCCCCTCCCCATCTACGCCATCTGCGACCTGCTCGGCGTCCCGCGCGAGGACCAGGACGACTTCCGCGACTGGGCGGGCATGATGATCCGGCACGGCGGAGGCCCGCGCGGCGGCGTCGCCCGGTCGGTGAAGAAGATGCGCGGCTATCTCGCCGAGCTCATCCACCGCAAGCGACTCGAACCGGGCGACGACCTCATCTCCGGGCTCATCAAGGCGTCCGACCACGGCGAGCACCTCACCGAGAACGAGGCCGCCGCCATGGCGTTCATCCTTCTCTTCGCCGGGTTCGAGACGACGGTGAACCTCATCGGCAACGGCATGTACGCGCTCCTCACCCACCCCGAGCAGCGCGCCAGGCTCCAGAAGGCGCTGGCGGAGGGCGACACGGGGCTCCTGGAGACCGGTGTGGAGGAACTCCTCCGTTTCGACGGGCCCGTGGAGCTCGCCACCTGGCGGTTCGCGACGGAGCCGCTCACCATCGGCGGGCAGGACATCGCCGCGGGCGACCCCGTCCTCGTCGTGCTCGCCGCCGCCGACCGCGACCCCGCCCGGTTCGAGGAACCCGACACGCTCGATCTTTCCCGTCGCGACAACCAGCACCTCGGATACGGGCACGGAATCCACTACTGCCTCGGCGCCCCGCTCGCCCGTCTGGAGGGTCAGACCGCTCTCGCGACGCTGCTCCGGCGCCTCCCCGACCTGCAACTCGCGGCGGAACCGGATGATTTGCGGTGGCGTGGCGGACTGATCATGCGGGGACTGCGCACCCTGCCCGTGAAGTTCACGACCGCACAGACAACGGTGTCCGACTGACACCCCGTCATGACTGTGATGTTCGCGTGATCTCCGCTGCATCGACTTGTGACAAGCGTTCGACTGCGGCTACGTTCACGACGACTTGAGCGCCCCACGCGCACAAGTCGTCGCTGCAGTCTCGTGAAAGGCACCCGCATGCTCTCCGGCCATGGTCGTCACCGACGCCCCCGCCAAGCCCCGGCCCTCATCGTCGCGGCAGGAGTCACCGGATCAGCCATCGCCATTCCACTCCTCGGCGCCACGAGCGCGAACGCCGCCGAGACCACGACGTGGGAGAAGCTCGCCGAGTGCGAGAGCGGCGGCGAGTGGAGCGCCAACCCCGGCAACGGCTACTACGGCGGTCTCCAGCTCTCCCAGGACACCTGGGAGGCGTACGGCGGTCTCGACTACGCGCCGAGCGCCGACCAGGCGAGCCGCTCCCAGCAGATCGCCGTCGCCGAGCAGGTCCTCGACGCCAAGGGCACCGCCGCCTGGCCGAGCTGCGCCCCGATCGCCGGCCTCACCCAGGACGGCGCCGCGGCGGACGTGGACCCGGGCGCCCCCATCACGCCGAAGCCCACCGATCCTTCGGACTCCAAGGGCTCCGACAAGGACGGCGAGGACGGCAAGGACGGCAAGAGCGGCAAGGACGCCAAGGACCCCTCGGGCGAGGACAAGGACAAGGGCAAGGGCGAACCGTCCGACAACGCCTCCGACCCGGAGAAGCCCTCCGGCGACGCGAGCGACACGCCCGGCTCCGGCAAGGACTCCCGAGAGAAGAATCACGACGAGTCCGGCGAGACCGGCGAGTCCGGCGAAAAGGGCGAGACCGGCGAGAACGAGAGCGACTCCGGCAAGTCGGGCGACGAGGACGCCACTTCGCCCACGCCCGAGAACTCGACCGACCCCGCCGACGACACGGCCGGTTCCGGTGGCTCCGACGACTCCGCGTCCGGCCGCCACCGCGGCGACCGCGCGGACGAGAGCGAGAGCGCGGACGGCCGGTCCGGACGGCACGCGTCGCGCGGCGAGAAGCGCTCCGGTCCGGTCGCCGACGGGACGTACACGGTGCGCTCCGGAGACAACCTGTCGGTCATCGCGGACGACCTCGGCGTCGACGGCGGATGGCACGAGCTCTACACCGACAACAAGAAGACCGTCGGCAAGGACCCGGACCTCATTCTCCCCGGTCAGAGCCTCGATCTGGGCGAAAAGTAACCGTAGTTGACGAAGTGTCGGGTGGGGGCTTCGCGTCGTATGTCTGGTTTGGCGCGAGTGAGAGATGGGTCTCAGAAGCCCTGATCGTCTTTGAAATTCCGGCGATCGCGTGATTACCGTCGTCACCGCTCGCCACTGGTGGGCCCCGCCGGTCGGTACGCCGAATCCTGCCAACGGCCGGACGGGAACAGTCGTCGCTTTGAGCGCCGTAGGCAGGAGCGGGGGACCCAAGGTAAGTGCCGCGACACGCGGCTAGGGGTGAAGCCGCACTCGGGAGAGTGCGGCCGGGCAACCACATCGGCCCGAACCCGACAGCTCACCTCGCAGGCGTCGGTGAGGGGATCAACGCATGCTGTTTTCCAGCAAGGGCAAGCACCGTCGTCCGTCCAAGGCCACCCGTGTCGTCACGCTCGCCGGTGTCACCGGTGCCGCCGTGGCCGCCCCGCTGATGGCCGCCGGTTCCGCCTCGGCCGCCACCACCTCCGAGTGGGACGCCGTCGCCCAGTGCGAGTCCGGCGGCAACTGGTCCATCAACACCGGCAACGGCTACTACGGCGGCGTGCAGTTCTCCGCCTCCACGTGGTCCGCGTACGGCGGCACGAAGTACGCGCCGACCGCCGACAAGGCCTCCAAGGCCCAGCAGATCGAGATCGCCGAGAAGGTCCTCGCGGGCCAGGGCAAGGGTGCCTGGCCGAGCTGCGGCGTCGGCCTCTCGGGCGCCTCGCCCAGCACCGGCGGCGGCTCGCAGGAGCAGGCCCCGCAGCAGAAGGCCGAGCCCCAGCCGCAGCAGACGCAGCAGCAGGCCGCCCCGCAGCAGCAGGCCGCGCCGAAGCCGCAGCCCAAGCCGCAGCCGCAGACCGAGTCCAAGAAGACCGTCGAGACCCCGACCGGCAAGACGGTCAAGAAGGGCGACGGCGAGTACAAGGTCAAGACGGGCGACACCCTGTCCAAGATCGCCCAGGCCGAGCACGTCAAGGGCGGCTGGCACAAGGTCTACAAGCTCAACGGCGACATCATCGACAACGCCGACATGATCTACCCGGGCCAGCAGCTCCACTTGAGCTGACCCGCCCGGTCGCGGCCGTGCCTCGGCGGACGCACGGCCGTACCCCCCGTCCCCACGGGCTCCCCGCCCCGGTGCGCGTATCCCCCGTACGCACCGGGGCGGGGCCATGTCCGCACCCGTATCCACGCCGCCCCCCGGGCCCCCCGTGTTCGCTACTAGCGAGTAGAGAACATGGTCTTTCGCCCTGTTTCCGCGCCGTATGGCCTTTGTGCCGTCCCAGGAGACGGGCGGTCGGCTGGCCGAAGGCCCGGAGCCGGTTAGGCTCAGGAGACGCAGGGCCGAAGCGGCTCGCGTAAACGCGTCACATCCCAGAAGGAGATGCTCGTGCCGTCCATCGACGTCGTCGTAGCCCGGGAAATCCTGGACTCCCGAGGCAACCCCACGGTCGAGGTCGAGGTCGGCCTCGACGACGGCAGCACCGGTCGTGCCGCCGTTCCGTCGGGTGCCTCCACCGGTGCCTTCGAGGCCATCGAACTCCGTGACGGTGACCCCAACCGTTACCAGGGCAAGGGTGTCGAGAAGGCCGTCCTCGCCGTCATCGAGCAGATCGGCCCGGAGCTCGTCGGCTACGACGCCACCGAGCAGCGCCTGATCGACCAGGCCATGTTCGACCTGGACGCCACCGACAACAAGGGCTCGCTCGGCGCCAACGCCATCCTCGGCGTCTCGCTCGCCGTCGCGCACGCCGCCTCCGAGGCCAGCGACCTGCCGCTGTTCCGCTACCTCGGCGGCCCGAACGCGCACCTGCTGCCCGTCCCGATGATGAACATCCTGAACGGCGGGTCGCACGCCGACTCGAACGTCGACATCCAGGAATTCATGATCGCCCCGATCGGCGCGGAGTCCTTCTCCGAGGCGCTGCGCTGGGGCACCGAGGTCTACCACACCCTCAAGAAGGTCCTGAAGGACAAGGGT
The window above is part of the Streptomyces venezuelae genome. Proteins encoded here:
- a CDS encoding transglycosylase family protein → MLSGHGRHRRPRQAPALIVAAGVTGSAIAIPLLGATSANAAETTTWEKLAECESGGEWSANPGNGYYGGLQLSQDTWEAYGGLDYAPSADQASRSQQIAVAEQVLDAKGTAAWPSCAPIAGLTQDGAAADVDPGAPITPKPTDPSDSKGSDKDGEDGKDGKSGKDAKDPSGEDKDKGKGEPSDNASDPEKPSGDASDTPGSGKDSREKNHDESGETGESGEKGETGENESDSGKSGDEDATSPTPENSTDPADDTAGSGGSDDSASGRHRGDRADESESADGRSGRHASRGEKRSGPVADGTYTVRSGDNLSVIADDLGVDGGWHELYTDNKKTVGKDPDLILPGQSLDLGEK
- a CDS encoding nucleoside triphosphate pyrophosphohydrolase; this translates as MNQTEPQPPADPSTEPVGRVVLLTTSHRVAPGLLSWPAWQALHAADEVLCADAEHPQLPYLREAGVRVEQAAPAAQELVEACAGGRTVLVVATAEGDRALTDGLARLAGTGRVAMPDLELLPASYDLPGARLLDLVQVMDRIREECPWSSQQTHKGLAKYVIEEAYELVEAIEEGDREELREELGDVLLQVVFHARIAEEATGGDSDDDADDDEEAPFSIDDVAAGIVEKLIHRHPHVFGDDSAQTPEDVRAHWLRTKAEEKRRTSLTEGIPLGQPALALAAKLASRARTASLDVPLPPGEGIGYDLLTLALRAESEGVDPEAALRAAARAYRAAILTAEAR
- a CDS encoding cytochrome P450 family protein, which produces MQDEQPAPPGGTPEPEPELFTWEFASNPYPAYAWLRDNAPVRKTPLPSGVEAWLVTRYADARQALAEPRLSKNPAHHDEPAHAKSKTGIPGERSANLMTHLLNIDPPDHTRLRRLVSKAFTPRRVAEFAPRVQELTDQLIDRFIEEGSADLIHEFAFPLPIYAICDLLGVPREDQDDFRDWAGMMIRHGGGPRGGVARSVKKMRGYLAELIHRKRLEPGDDLISGLIKASDHGEHLTENEAAAMAFILLFAGFETTVNLIGNGMYALLTHPEQRARLQKALAEGDTGLLETGVEELLRFDGPVELATWRFATEPLTIGGQDIAAGDPVLVVLAAADRDPARFEEPDTLDLSRRDNQHLGYGHGIHYCLGAPLARLEGQTALATLLRRLPDLQLAAEPDDLRWRGGLIMRGLRTLPVKFTTAQTTVSD
- a CDS encoding SurA N-terminal domain-containing protein, with amino-acid sequence MHRRRRTALILSAAAIAAAPLLTACGSKAHPGAAAVVGGDRITVAQLEGRVNEVRDAQRSAIPDDAQYAQAIAKSGGLTRATLHTMVLDKVLHRAATDAGVTVTRRDIQTMRRGMEQQSGGRKALEEGWLQQYNVAPARLDDSLRTEIEAQKLSAKLGADMNSPEGQAVFWKALSAASKKLDIDLNPRYGTWDVDKNKRADAKTPWVRQVTKAQAGPAEQPA